Proteins from a genomic interval of Oreochromis aureus strain Israel breed Guangdong linkage group 6, ZZ_aureus, whole genome shotgun sequence:
- the LOC120440650 gene encoding polymeric immunoglobulin receptor-like: GKYWCGVTKTGTDIYTEVKLKSVRDSCCDTVTKVQSYEGHSESVSCRYESQYQNSLKYICRGNRPSTCLQQALITSDTKQNARFRLDDDKVLGTFTVNISSLTRNDSGSYLCGVHRNSELDVFSAVELEVEEWCCVKSTKINGTAGHPLTLQCPYPPQHWDNRKFLCKGDHRNNCTDILMSRSRFTLQDDAASSSFTVRVTELEAADAGTYWCGSDSQWRVGNYTKIQLSVV; this comes from the exons GGAAAATACTGGTGTGGGGTGACGAAAACTGGAACAGACATCTACACTGAAGTCAAGCTGAAATCAGTACGAG ACAGCTGCTGTGACACTGTGACCAAAGTTCAAAGTTATGAGGGACACTCTGAGTCTGTCAGTTGTCGGTATGAGTCTCAGTACCAGAACAGCCTGAAGTACATCTGCAGAGGAAATCGGCCCTCCACATGTCTGCAACAGGCACTAATCACCTCTGACACCAAACAAAATGCACGATTCAGACTTGATGATGACAAAGTGTTAGGAACATTCACAGTGAACATTAGCAGTTTGACTCGTAATGATTCAGGGTCATACCTCTGTGGTGTCCACAGAAACTCTGAGCTGGATGTTTTCTCTGCTGTTGAGCTGGAAGTTGAAG AGTGGTGCTGTGTCAAATCAACTAAAATAAATGGTACTGCAGGACATCCACTAACTCTGCAGTGTCCTTATCCTCCACAACACTGGGATAACAGGAAGTTCCTCTGTAAGGGAGACCATCGCAACAACTGCACAGACATCTTGATGAGTCGAAGCAGGTTCACACTGCAAGATGATGCTGCTTCCAGCTCTTTCACAGTGAGGGTCACAGAACTAGAAGCAGCTGATGCTGGAACATACTGGTGTGGGTCAGACTCACAGTGGAGAGTTGGAAACTACACCAAGATTCAGCTTTCAGTTG TGTGA